From the Macrobrachium nipponense isolate FS-2020 chromosome 17, ASM1510439v2, whole genome shotgun sequence genome, the window gttttcccctattagcaaagtgctaatagttttgtcaagtaaggacgttttccccattgtcaagagattaaacgttttgtcatttaagtgggggacccctcataaatggggtagttctcattgacatagattttaacgtttttatcgtttaagcggataaactcgttAACAAATTtcagaagagctctcattcattttcagaggctcatccggggagtaagaaaaaagacttgtagactagatccaggaagtcttatgtccaatatcatataagaacattgaacgggtccttttcgatcctcggttctctcttgatgatctctattcgaatattactcccttttcttggaaaagtcttggtaaagagtcaaggagttcttttaaaaagcctcattcattagagcgtggacagtcgttttcctttctttctctcttcctcgtcgaggaaagatgtagtagagaattcgatgttcaaattactacaatacttacgtagtttatctttgcgtcattttgctaacgcatgggtcaagtcatatacgcatatcgtatttacctctgcggatagaagccgaaagaactgttgttctaatgtatttatttgacactcccttcaaccttccaagagttttcggagtaagaacaactcttcaggtattgttacgacaacaccgactcagcttctgtttttagcgaattctgtttcgtttaaataggcctgcttgagagtttccttttgctcgataatatcatacctattccttcgtaaagggagtagctggcaactcaggcagttagtattcagttcaccattgaagctttccttcgaggaagacttctccttcactctctttgatagagatcgaaggtggtcgatctccaatccttattttgttttcttgaaggaaagaatttaggatggagatcgttgttcagaatcctataaatatactacgtatattaacctcgcgacatgattctactaagcagttgaattgtccgaggggtaggcgcatatcctagttattctacagattgcgacttagacgagaagtattctaattgaactgcaactctgggttgcctgcaacctcccaggagtttgtttcaattttatatacttatggttttgtcacgacaacaccatttcaacttttatatttaccgaaattcgtttcgcctaaatataattgctcgagcatatcttttatgctcggtgattctagccgaacgcattcctttgtggaatatggattacctggcaactcaggatgacgagtcagcgggagctcaagctcagctactgcgtattgaactgcctgatagcagctcagtatcagctgggcctccgagatgcacggttggttatgtctctctctctctcctgctttgattgactaccgaaccgtatctctgcccatcaatcatggacttaggtctctgattaacggggtttctcgcaattatgaaggaccatctactgctgtgacgatagattccatcgccttcgatattgcgagaattttcaacagagatatctcttagactctttcatctttctgtttaacgcacggtaacagaagtctgtacaagtctcccgctgcatcgcactgcgataatgcgaatgattttgcagacatctgggttgtctttaaaatatctcatattcgtaggtgtacaattgttcattgttcaacccgaattaacagatatgtcaaaagacatcgcctactctccaacctgacagctctacttccaaatgttcagcccatgagaagcagttcttcaggcagctttcccctgtgttttcattactgaagaacgccccgctttcattgcaactacgacttctcaccggacagcaatgaaatagcggttagcgttttcagtcatttgtaggcacaggttcagaatcttgagaatccttctctcgatttgtctgtgaagacgtaggttgcattcaatatctaccttcgtcttcaacggtacagagcgataagatcttcaagagtaatggcagtctcttggccaaggcaaagcagtgctgcctattttcagtgttcaatcggaggaggccgtttctggagatagtgaagggaaatgactgttcctccacctcgacctctgtgaagttccttatggttctatctttccgtctgaagtatgagataagctagaagtcctaactattgtagaatatgcaaatatgttgttgacggcctctaggctcagagattcggttctgtcaaacaacaaagcttcacgatctttgaggtctgtggagatcttaaaattctctggatcaaaggttccggcatggaacttagacgtagtctgagtttctgatgccaaaagcaattcgaacctatcctttctgcgaacttaatacacgtgaccagaaaggctaatattctaaccgctctagcccaACGGAAagaggttagtgaggttttagccatcatcagaggttttggcttttaaaggacataatgcggtctgtcctctaagcattccgttcttgataagaacgaaaacctgtctaacccttgacccgaaggtttggagaccaagggtatggcacaaattattgggcaagggcattagagatcctgtgccctgtagggtctctcaagttttatcttgataaaactatagaaagtcaaggtcaacggacaatctgcggtgttccgtaaaaagaccagactggttcatgtccaaaaacaccctggcattatagccaaggagttcttttaagaggtctcattcattgtgtttgcatgtaaagatttgagattttttcttaatatgaatgctcaagaggtgagggcgcggcctcggaagcatttcaacagagcatgacactcagtaacatcctgagtgccacgctttaacgaagcaactctgtgttcgcttcacactcccgacaatctgcggtgttccgtaaaagaccagactggttcatgtccaagaacaccctggcattatagccaaggagttcttttaagaggtctcattcattatgtttgcataaagatttgagattttttcttaatatgaatgcttaagaggtgagggcgcggcctcggaagcatttcaacagagcgtgacactcagtaacatcctgagtgccacgctttagcgaagcaactctgtgttcgcttcacactcccgacgggatgtgaagacgacatttcagatccgtaagtcgctaggaccatacatatccgtagatatattattgggggcaggaagcaacacgaatcctatcctatagaaaagggataggtgtgcttttatctttgaagggttggtcgcttgaggcgcgttccttttctttagcctagaagttatggaactaactttgataggttaggtcaggtggtggttttagcttcgttgccctcagaagtatggtcatatggtctagtcacattgtggtcacgcccccgttgacagatcatttagagcgcaccagcattacaggtctctacctcgctggcaactctagtaacgcagaagcagactttggtgacagtaatcacgaagtcggctatgctaacaggtgaggaactaagatgtatatcatctacttaatttaagtttcccaaaaaatcctattctgtctcttcccaccatccgaaggtgggattcagctatatatatatctgtcaggtaagtttcatgaacaaaatgttattgttataatacaattaagtttgttcatacttacctggcagatatatataattaaagtgcccacccacctcccctcaggagacagtggcactgataaaatatgaatagaaaatgggaatagttcctgatatccgcctcccacggcgggaatgggtactaccacctggccgcccactgcgtgtgccgcgaatttttaaattctgtcggacttcagaaaatacagctatatatatatctgccaggtaagtatgaacaaacttaattgtattataacaataacattttgcatTTCTTATGGGCAAATTAAGAATAtgcagattgtttttttttttttttttttttatcccacaaTGTTTAATTTAGTATAATACATCATATATCAAGAGCGCccaaaataaatctaagaaaaatgTAAGCACGTAATGAGAGCAGTATGCACAAACATGTGATAACCTTGGAAATAAAAATGGTAGAGGTTGAATCTTTCAATTTTTTAGGAACAGTAATATCCAATACAAATTCTCTTGAATGGAAATTTGATGAAAGACTAATAAGGCAAGTCATTGGGCAGGGCAAATAATATTAAATCAAAGAGAATGAAATTGTATACAAAAGTAAGAtacataatctgttccagaacctcccacgaaaACCGAAATGTATGAAAACCAAGACGATAATTCCCATATGGAATAATGTTAacacaattaatgcattccaggccccataaaaaatatttaaaaaaatacattttatagggaataaacagttttaaatacagaaaacaatgagaaataaatataaatgactaatgaaatgtataaataaacatttaacatcactcttacctttatggaaaacacttgttagcgtatggaagacggagaggaggggagagggaggaggaggagaggttattgtttggaaggggaatctccctccagaagggcTTGAGgcatcaaggacctatctgggcttacttctctttgttttttactggcacaatctgaggttacttccctactttgttttttacctgcactaggaccagcttgagagttactgcacccttgtcgcacaacaaaactgttcagagatattttttttctagcatttctttaaaatttgcctaaagttaaacatTACAttatcattaaacatgttggagacatggattacaactttgttgggatgataattctccacaaaattttttttacatcattccaatTTGCAATTATGTctttaatccctgaagtaggcacattatgtatgcccattcgttttctgcatttttcaaaccagcctctgctggccttaaattcactaacagcagctcTTGTTGTAGACATTTTCTCACTGAAATCAGCATGCagcttcctccaacactttggtacgagttctttcttaaattctattgaGTTTCTTGCCTTTTTTACACAAGGcctagcacttggaactttctttggcccagtgatggcttatttagcagttgcactagaataaaaaagcacaaaaagtaCAAAAACAATTACAACATAAGCAGAATGGGGCACGAAAGAAGGGATGCTTTGTTTCGGTGCTTGATACGGGCCACAGTCATATGCTGGGCCCTGGATGGAGCATTTCCGAGCGTATGAAAATCAagacaaaatttcatagaaaaaaagtctacgaaaactgaaacataaaaaaagaggcaTACAAATATCGAGGTATGAGTGTAATACAGTAGTGTAGTAAAATCTCTATTTCTTTGTGGACATGATTCATGTTATTACTTTGGAATTACTATGTCtctaaaatattttgttgttaaatacagtagtacctcgagatacgaaaggctcaacttacgaaaaatccaagttacgaaagccaatacgaaaaatgttactgctctacatacttaaagttttcaagatacgaaaggttgttgctataaagtcccgagattcgcccggaccaacgagaacaattttaaaactcccgcgccgccaactgagtaaactcgccaccatcctcccgctctcccattggttcctgatgctagtcaccccataaggtcctgctctcctattggtcagcatctaccccttgtgctttaagtattctattggtaaaaggttgctgtaaattgaaaaacttagtattcatgcaatacatttaataaaaaaaaagaacattagaaAAGATAGAAtacagaatagaaatgaatggttattatactgtttggtagtttcagtagttgaagagagataatgaaaatttatggcttactgtgtaaaagtgattgcttggcgatcgtttgatactcgtaagtgctggatgtaaatagacgtttggaagctttttttttgtttgtttattatagttaatgtttacttaataattatttgaaatgagtacatgcaatacatttaataaaaaaaatgtgaattagatatcataaaatataaaataaatcagactgccaacaaatacgcattttttagaattcttcttgttttattattacgttacgtatacgtattacgtatgtttcattatagctgtcagtaactcggtatttccattaggtaaagatagaataaagaatagaaatgaatggttattatactgtttggtggtttcattagttgaagagagatactaatgacaatttatggcttactgtgtgctaggaaaaatgattgcttggcgctcgttccatactcgtaagacgggtaagagctgagaatgtaaacaatcgattggaaggtttgttttttgtttgtttgtgtattatagttaatgattaattaataattatttgaaatgagtacatactgattatttatacattttatttttagctcttaggtttagatgtcagaatcatagactaggctacagtagcaaccgctatcataggctaggcttattgctaagggacatatgctaaagtcctaatttatgcagtaaaaatggggttgaacattatatgcagttgaatattactcaagtatgtacagtattttgcctttttggagtcatatttcttccgtcgtaaccctagaacatgtgttttaggcctggaaatataatttactggggtgtttttggagggcttggaacggattagccattttacatgtaaaatgtgttccaagatacgaaaaactcttgatatgaaggccgtctcggaacggattaatttcgtatctcgaggtaccactgtatacttTTCTTGACTTTTAGGAGTCAGATGGCAGGATAGTGAGAATTTCATAAGGGAAGTTATGGAAGTTCTGCATGTAGATGGGATAATGATGTAGGGGTGATGGATATGGCTTGTACATGACTTACAACCTTCTGTAGAATAGTATGGGATAGTGTCATCAGGGCATCAGAGAGTTTTAAGACCCATACATACTATATTGAGAACTGTGAGGTGGGAGGCTGGTGATGAGTGGCAGAATTTCAGTAGGCATTTGCTAGAGACTGCTGGaggagatgctgatgatgatgaaaagTATAAGGAGAGCTCATAGCTTAAATCAGGAAGAGTAGCATGTTGTTATGGAAGAGCAATTCTTAGAATAGATAGAACATATGTATTACTTTGCATGCACACTAGATTGAAGCTGGTATTGAGAGGGTAGTAAGGAAAAAAACAGCAAACAGGATTAAATGGAAACTCGGCAAATTTTGCAATATGTGTACAAGGCCTTTGCTACTTGATGAGCAGAGACATGAGCATTGACAAACACAGATAATACAGTAGCCGATAGTTATGGTGTCCAATAGGTGGAAAATAGACTGAATTACCAAAGATTGAAGTGTTTGGACAGATATGGCAGTGGCAGGGCAAAGACCAATAGTAAGGGCCAGAAAACCATGAAGAAATTGACTAATGGAGCCCAGAGTCTAGACCATATTAGGGTTAGGTAGAACTGAtcatgttcaaccccattttgaCTTAATGTAAGACAATATTATAGAGATAATTATATCCATGACCCAATCCTTTAGGTTTGGGTTAGTCATATAATTCTCTCTTTCACTGTAAATTTTTGCTTATCAAGTAACTTGTCTTCtgtacatatagtatagtataatttTTACCTGTATTAATTTCAAATCTCTTGCTGTTAGTATTGAATTATCCAGTTATATaagtttaattatattttgtattttatataggtGTCATCGCACATGCGTGGCTTCAGTGGAGGTGAAGGATCTCGTAAACAAGATACACAAGAGGAAGGGCTGTCTACTCAACTGGAGAGCCTCTTGAGTGATTTAGTGGAAGCAACACCTGCTGTATGGGGACCACTAGTAAGCCAATGGGCTGTAGAGCAGTTAGGACGCTGGTCTGTGGAGTGGGCAAATACTGTGGTAGGCAGAGGAGATGCTACACTTGAGGAAGTTGTAGCTGGATGGTTATCTTGTGGACCTGCTCGTACTTTAGCTGCTTTGACTGTTGCTTGTGTTGCCCATGACCCAGACACAGCTGTAGCAGCATTATTAGATGCTAGTGCAGCAAGTGGGCCAGCTTTGGACTGGTTAGTAGCACACGTAGGTTGTTCATTTCCTGCAACTGTTATAAGTAGAGTCTTATCCCTAGGACTCAGAAGTTTTGCCTCTTCTCATGGTCGACCTCCAGAACATCAGTTAGCAAGTGTCAATAAGATATTGAGTCACTTAGCAGACAGGCATTTAACTGATATAAGAAGAGGTCTACATGGTATCCTTACTCTAACATTTGCGGGTACATCGGATTCGGAGGCACGTGCTGCTGTACCATTTTTACTATGTCTAGCGGTTTCGAGCAGCTCGCGTGCTGTACTCGCTGCCGTTACTTCTGGTTTAGATACATTGCTCATGCCTAGTGACCGTCTAGCTGCATTAGCTAATCAAGTTAGCTGGTGGGTTCCACGGTATTTTAATTCACACGGACAGTTATTGGAGATGGTAGTTCATTTAGTGTTGGATACTGGAGGATCAGCAGCCCCATCAATTTTGCACCTTTTGCTGCAGGGTGCATCTCCAACACCAAAATTACCGGGGTCAGTGACAGCAGctgtaaaaagaattttgaaaggtGTAGTGGGAGAGATATGTATAGTTACATACATGAGAAGAGCGTCCGGAGCAAATCGGATACACATTCCATTTTTAGTTGGTCTTCGAGGTGGTGGCCTTGATGGCAGTGATGTAGGTATAGCAGTTGGTGGAAGAGCTGTCTCCCCTGTTGCAAGTCTTGTGGAGGAAATGCTTTCCATCCCAGGTAACCATACAGCAATGGCTCAGTTAAAACAGTTGATTACTCTTGTGGTAGTCCAACAAGGGCCTGCCACTGCCACAACTACTCTTGGCCACTTACTGCAGTGtccagcaaaagaaaaaataagtggaCACCAGCAAATTTTGTCAGCAGTGATTACAGCAATTATGGTACATCAAATAACACAGAGTACACAGGTACCTCCCCTGTCAGTGGCTCTTTCTGGAGCATTTCAGCCAAATACGGGAGGACCTACTCTACTGCTTGCTCTTAACAACTTGGAAAATTTGTTATGTCAAGGACATAAAGAAAGATCACATATATACCCAGCACTTACAGAGGCACTCTTGATAAACATATCTCAGTTATCAGAGTTAATAAATAATCCAATTATAGGTACAGCTGCAGTTAGAGTTTTGTGTCAGCTACCAATTGAGAAGCCAATATCTGTCAGTCATGTCTTACATTTAAGCCATGCTatagttttctattttttcagcAGTCTTCATGAAGTAAgcttaagtaaaaaaatatcttcCATTGGGCGTTGCCAGAGAATACTGGCTCAGCTTTCAAGATCATCACTTGCTCTTAACTTAATTATTCGGCTTCTTGTTGAAGGTGTCTTCAGACCAGAGTATTCCTACTTGTTTGGGGCTCAAAAGCAGGCAACCTTAGAAATGAAAGAAGTAACAAGTGAGAAACTAATCAAAGCTAATAGACAGTTTGACTCATGGGTTAAGGTTCCCTTGTCACACACAAGTATTTTCCACATGGGCATCATTGGCAATGGTAGATATGTTCCACCAAGACCTACTAAACCTCTTGCAAAGGATGTGGTCAAGCTTCATATACAGTTGATTCTCAATACATTAAGTATTTGTTGTGCTGCTCAAGCCAATGGTGAAGGAGCTTCTACTATAGCACTACTATTAGTTGAACTTCTGTCTCCTGACATCATGTTTAATGGTTTTCCTTGGCCTGAGGAgtatattaaatttacatttgaaagggatttaGCTATAAAAAAGGCTTTTGATGAATATCCCATTGCATGGGCTCTGCTGGAGTTAGTAGCTGCTCGACGAGCAGC encodes:
- the LOC135196222 gene encoding integrator complex subunit 5-like, yielding MEVGPGGNVDAAGRGISTTMLLTELDRFLSLALAATDKRGHSRRDGISEGDEQTTAETALFLLRNLPPARPAALAFLAHTLSRQVSSHMRGFSGGEGSRKQDTQEEGLSTQLESLLSDLVEATPAVWGPLVSQWAVEQLGRWSVEWANTVVGRGDATLEEVVAGWLSCGPARTLAALTVACVAHDPDTAVAALLDASAASGPALDWLVAHVGCSFPATVISRVLSLGLRSFASSHGRPPEHQLASVNKILSHLADRHLTDIRRGLHGILTLTFAGTSDSEARAAVPFLLCLAVSSSSRAVLAAVTSGLDTLLMPSDRLAALANQVSWWVPRYFNSHGQLLEMVVHLVLDTGGSAAPSILHLLLQGASPTPKLPGSVTAAVKRILKGVVGEICIVTYMRRASGANRIHIPFLVGLRGGGLDGSDVGIAVGGRAVSPVASLVEEMLSIPGNHTAMAQLKQLITLVVVQQGPATATTTLGHLLQCPAKEKISGHQQILSAVITAIMVHQITQSTQVPPLSVALSGAFQPNTGGPTLLLALNNLENLLCQGHKERSHIYPALTEALLINISQLSELINNPIIGTAAVRVLCQLPIEKPISVSHVLHLSHAIVFYFFSSLHEVSLSKKISSIGRCQRILAQLSRSSLALNLIIRLLVEGVFRPEYSYLFGAQKQATLEMKEVTSEKLIKANRQFDSWVKVPLSHTSIFHMGIIGNGRYVPPRPTKPLAKDVVKLHIQLILNTLSICCAAQANGEGASTIALLLVELLSPDIMFNGFPWPEEYIKFTFERDLAIKKAFDEYPIAWALLELVAARRAALSYCSVLVRALTAALIAYWNTSPLSVAQQAPEALEATQYLLEVMVTAQFLPGPFRVLPQMVDALAPFEIVCILQDVWVYMRDHTPSPDRWLELPSGFHQRAPEPRLAPCYTERIKRIIQSNVSTLGYLMSAMISAEQD